The Scomber japonicus isolate fScoJap1 chromosome 13, fScoJap1.pri, whole genome shotgun sequence genome includes a window with the following:
- the mat2b gene encoding methionine adenosyltransferase 2 subunit beta isoform X1: protein MSRAGAELRIHFSPGRVHLVQEEGPVPAHRVLVTGATGLLGRAVCKEFENNGWLVIGTGYRRARPRLLRCDLTDEDAVRGLLQEYKPEVVVHCAAERRPDVVERHTEAAVNLNVHATSALAREAAVCGAFFLYISTDYVFDGRNPPYGEDDSPNPLNLYGRSKLEGEREALRHCPGAVVLRVPVLFGEVESVSESAVTSLWLKVQEATESCTLDHCQQRFPTDARDVAAVCRKLSERGRQDPSIRGIFHFSGKEQMTKYETAVAIAQAFNLPSNHLIPLTEQPAASAPRPINSQLNCSRLELLNLSVTPRPFTSAITDCLWPFTPDKRWRQTVFH, encoded by the exons ATGAGCCGCGCAGGCGCAGAACTGAGGATTCACTTCAGCCCGGGCCGCGTGCACCTGGTTCAG gaGGAGGGGCCGGTCCCGGCTCACAGGGTCCTGGTTACCGGGGCAACCGGTCTCCTGGGTCGGGCCGTCTGCAAAGAGTTCGAGAACAACGGCTGGTTGGTGATCGGGACCGGGTACCGGAGGGCCAGACCACGACTCCTCCGCTGTGACCTCACCGACGAGGACGCCGTCCGGGGTCTGCTCCAAGAATAcaag CCGGAGGTGGTGGTTCACTGCGCGGCGGAGCGACGTCCGGACGTCGTAGAGAGACACACGGAGGCGGCGGTCAACCTGAACGTGCACGCCACGAGCGCGCTCGCCAGGGAGGCAG CGGTGTGCGGAGCGTTCTTCCTCTACATCAGTACGGACTACGTGTTTGACGGGAGGAACCCGCCGTACGGAGAGGACGACAGCCCGAACCCTCTGAACCTCTACGGCCGCAGCAagctggagggagagagggaggcgCTGCGACACTGTCCAG gtgcggTGGTCCTCAGGGTGCCCGTGCTGTTCGGGGAGGTGGAGTCGGTGTCTGAGAGCGCCGTGACGTCGTTGTGGCTCAAAGTTCAGGAGGCGACAGAAAGCTGCACGTTGGATCACTGCCAGCAGCGGTTCCCCACCGACGCCCGCGACGTCGCCGCCGTCTGCAGGAAGCTGTccgagagagggagacag gACCCGTCTATCAGAGGGATCTTCCATTTCTCGGGTAAAGAGCAGATGACCAAATATGAGACGGCCGTCGCCATCGCTCAGGCCTTCAACCTGCCGTCCAATCACCTCATTCCT ctcACCGAGCAGCCAGCAGCTTCGGCTCCTCGTCCAATCAACAGCCAGCTGAACTGTTCCCGCCTGGAGCTGCTGAACCTGAGCGTGACCCCGCGACCTTTCACCTCCGCCATCACCGACTGTCTCTGGCCCTTCACCCCCGACAAGCGCTGGAGACAGACCGTCTTCCACTGA
- the mat2b gene encoding methionine adenosyltransferase 2 subunit beta isoform X2: MRVWNQMTGSGSEEEGPVPAHRVLVTGATGLLGRAVCKEFENNGWLVIGTGYRRARPRLLRCDLTDEDAVRGLLQEYKPEVVVHCAAERRPDVVERHTEAAVNLNVHATSALAREAAVCGAFFLYISTDYVFDGRNPPYGEDDSPNPLNLYGRSKLEGEREALRHCPGAVVLRVPVLFGEVESVSESAVTSLWLKVQEATESCTLDHCQQRFPTDARDVAAVCRKLSERGRQDPSIRGIFHFSGKEQMTKYETAVAIAQAFNLPSNHLIPLTEQPAASAPRPINSQLNCSRLELLNLSVTPRPFTSAITDCLWPFTPDKRWRQTVFH; this comes from the exons ATGCGGGTCTGGAATCAGATGACCGGGTCCGGTTCGGAG gaGGAGGGGCCGGTCCCGGCTCACAGGGTCCTGGTTACCGGGGCAACCGGTCTCCTGGGTCGGGCCGTCTGCAAAGAGTTCGAGAACAACGGCTGGTTGGTGATCGGGACCGGGTACCGGAGGGCCAGACCACGACTCCTCCGCTGTGACCTCACCGACGAGGACGCCGTCCGGGGTCTGCTCCAAGAATAcaag CCGGAGGTGGTGGTTCACTGCGCGGCGGAGCGACGTCCGGACGTCGTAGAGAGACACACGGAGGCGGCGGTCAACCTGAACGTGCACGCCACGAGCGCGCTCGCCAGGGAGGCAG CGGTGTGCGGAGCGTTCTTCCTCTACATCAGTACGGACTACGTGTTTGACGGGAGGAACCCGCCGTACGGAGAGGACGACAGCCCGAACCCTCTGAACCTCTACGGCCGCAGCAagctggagggagagagggaggcgCTGCGACACTGTCCAG gtgcggTGGTCCTCAGGGTGCCCGTGCTGTTCGGGGAGGTGGAGTCGGTGTCTGAGAGCGCCGTGACGTCGTTGTGGCTCAAAGTTCAGGAGGCGACAGAAAGCTGCACGTTGGATCACTGCCAGCAGCGGTTCCCCACCGACGCCCGCGACGTCGCCGCCGTCTGCAGGAAGCTGTccgagagagggagacag gACCCGTCTATCAGAGGGATCTTCCATTTCTCGGGTAAAGAGCAGATGACCAAATATGAGACGGCCGTCGCCATCGCTCAGGCCTTCAACCTGCCGTCCAATCACCTCATTCCT ctcACCGAGCAGCCAGCAGCTTCGGCTCCTCGTCCAATCAACAGCCAGCTGAACTGTTCCCGCCTGGAGCTGCTGAACCTGAGCGTGACCCCGCGACCTTTCACCTCCGCCATCACCGACTGTCTCTGGCCCTTCACCCCCGACAAGCGCTGGAGACAGACCGTCTTCCACTGA